tttattACCATTTACAAAGATATgcacttttaatttaaaactacCGATATGATAGGTAAATTTTCAACAATATCACAATTCAAGTTATTAAATAAATACTCATGTACTCCTCATTGACACATttctttcacttttaaaaactacttcaaatacaaaaaaaaaaaattgtttttaaattgtttattaaaaatttttaatttaatttttttaatttttgaaggtGATTTTGTGTGGacttaaacacattttatttccAAACCATATTCTTGCTTACCAATGAACTGTATGGAGAGAATGAAAGGCACATACATCAATCATCATATGTACAGTACGTAGCATGAAAGTGAGGGATGGGGGTGGGCCAACCTCAACTCAAATtttttgacaagcaaaaaagaaaaaagaaaaaacggGAAATAGCTTGGCTACATCCGAAACATCCTGATAGAAAAATCCTAATGcgttaggggggggggggggggggggggggggttatacctATAACTTCagtttcactgtttatttccttattttcaatttgtttatttacatgctCACATAAAAAAATGGGGACCAAGGGCCAACTCCATGttcatatttattctttttttttgtatatgatttgttttgaaaaatcattGCTGCCCATAAAAAGTGGAGGGTGGGGGACTAGGGGTTATCCCCCCACTTCCCCGGTGCTACGCACTTGAATGAAAAAAGTGATCCATATTTATTTTACTCTATAGTGTATCCATTGCCCGACAATTTTCTCTGGTTGAGGAGAAAACCATGACaaagtatattaattttattaggAACGAAATAAAGAGTTACACTGATTGATATAACGTTAAAGTCATAATGATATTCCAATCTAATTAAACCTTTCATCTTTATGGTTAATATCGCTCACGATCGAGAAGAGCGATATTAAAGGTCttattttaattagatataaaaaaaatagaatgaaATCGTCCCAGATGCTAGATCCGCCCCGATACATTCTGTGAAGAAGAGTGATGTCCCTTTTTGTTTATGCTACTTCCTTTCAAACTTCTTCCGAAAATTTTCTTCGGACAAAGTTTCCTTCAGGTTAACACGCTTGACATTATGTGATGATGAAGTCAACAACCAGCATGGAAATGGTTTTGCAAAGTACTGCATCGACCAGTCCAACAGGTAAGAAATTTCTTCAGCTGCAGCTGTTTAGAAGAACTCAGATTTTTCATTGATCGaatcggaccccccccccccccaacacataTTTGTAGGTTtctttctctattttttttaactctagGACTTAATAGTTTTTTTCCAATAAGATTTCAGGTCCTATtgtattgatttatatttaCCTGCGAAAAAATATCAACAGTTTAAAATTAACGTActattttttcaactttatacAGGTGCTGTAAAGTTGCATGCTTTTAAAGGTCTTTATCTAGAACTTATTTCCGAATAATTTATTAACATGCAGCATGTGACTGTTATCGATGAATATCAACATCGAAATGTTGAAAGTTATGACCAGTCACAAGACTCTTATATACATAATGCACTTAATTATAAGAACCCACACAGGTAGGTGAATTTTTGGCTGaaaattaaggtggaataacacaccttgaaaaagtcactcaaatctactgtaaattatttaaatatgaaagatacagaatgataaataaactgcacatatatcaaataagtgaaaaatttgcagtttggagataaaaaaattaattaatctctaaaaaattcaattcagtatgatcacaggcacctgacgatTTGGAACTAATCCTGTGATATTTTGTGTCAGTCTCCAATCTGTAGTGATTCCTTAATTTTCACAGACGATGGATCGATCCAACAACATATAGTACACTGGTCAAAAGAAAGTTTTGACTGAGAAACTTGGAGACAGATCAAAATGACATCTAAGGTACATTTATGTCTATtttaaatacagataaaaaaaatagcacAATGGTTACtgtatattcattattttatgcGAGTTTTTGAATCAGCGATGcactttaaattaattttgcatcaaatctcacaattaaatataaaattgtgaatgccaaatttttatcagagTTTTCTTTGGTTCACatctgtttgaaaaataaaagcgagactTTATAATCTGTGAGATGTGTTTCTTGCGATTATGCGTCGATATTAATTcttcacattttatttaaaatctacaGTATGATTTCACCATGTAAAATGTTTGGAGTAATTAAAGTAGAAAATCTAGCTGCATGTGTTTAAATATTGGCCATTGATGTAAAAACTAGGTTTGTTTGAAGTTGTGAAGTATATTATACCCCATGCAACTTGTTGCAGGATGTATAATGTTTATgacctgtctgtctgtctgtcagttcATCACTCCTGTTGGAATTATGATTCTCCTTCTCTTTGACTTTTGgccatttttaaaatgtagtaCTGAACAGTTTGTAAGTGCAACTCCTCTTAGACCACTGTACAGATTTTCCCAAAGCTTTGTAGGATTTAGAATACAATGTTTTTCCCAAAGCTTTGTAGGAATTagaatacgagggttgttcggaaattattgagacattttctcttattcttttagtaaaaaagataatctcttgaaatttcaccaaaacgtaaatcaggatagagattgtcaatgtgaaaagtttcttgtccatGGCATTAATAGATCATTCTTGGTAAACTGACCAACGTGCCTTCGtccagtgacccggcgcaactGCAAACTTTTCGCAGCGTCATTTTTACGCTTCTtatgtgttttaaacaccttacaaatgaacggaaataagaattattctttatttctcatcttttgttttcatttcaagatgtcatcatttacattttctctcattcttgtttttttttagggaaaaaatcgagttatttttacccgaaagtctaattactgtgaatgtctcctgcagtcattttttatatattttagaactgttgacaacagttagtgtgtcaaaagtacttgataattaatccctttgacctaattctagttaaacaatcagtgaataaaaatatgatgaGCTAAAGCTCTATACCTTgtcttgtcatcgtatagttttttaagcaattgcgtggccttaaaaggtcttcttctgagattCCACCAGTTTGACGGTTTTcaatgcgccgccttgacgtcaaaattcaatgtaaagtcgttgtcagatgtctattgtttggtaaatatatgtgtaccatatccgtatttcaactctaacatcagtgaaacttaaatcaaaagttagtcgcaaagaatttaagaaatgaacatatttaatttgatttcttttatcattaactgtaattctacagaaacttataaagtagatgtttaagctgttaaatctccgagttcatggctgcgccgggtaccccgaccccCGATTTGTTTATCTACcatcgtaaacaaaatattaaataatctttaaatattactttgttttattatttgttggcgTTTCTTCGGTGTCGATGCCAATTGTCACCAAAATTCGTCAatcagaaaagaaaatattcgagttgtctcaataatttccgaacaaccctcgtacaatGTGTAGATGTGCATAGTACCAGGAAATTCCTGTTCCATTATTTTTCCTGGAATTTTGGATCTTTAGCAGTAAGACTTTCGGCTTACCTGTATATTGAATATAAAGTTACGTGCAGTTTGTCATAGCACAAGTCTTCTTTAACTGCTGCcaagaattttgaaaaactttTAAGGTATATAAGAGATATTTAGATGTGCATATCACCAGAAAATTCCTTTATTTTGCTGttgttaaaatcaaaagtaTACTTGTGCATGTTTACAGGAAGTTTTGATATACAGTCttacttcgttatctcgaactaccGGTAGATGGGACTACCGGTATTTAATATCTTTTACTATTAATTTGTACATTAGTACATATGTGTTGTCAAATGAAGGGGAATTGGTGGATATGTGAGCTAGCTTGCTCactttttcttatcaaaaacaatattcacAACTTGAAAATTAAACTATATATTGCAGCATATTTTAgcttaaaaaaaagatacatcattaatattttgctttattaACAAAGAGATAGTAATTCAAATCTCCAAAACTTTATAGCATAagtttatgtattaaaatatattgatacaGAAATAGTTGGCCAGAGAAAGTATTAATTTAAGACAATTATTTTTTCCCTTAGCATGATATGTTCCTAATTTATAATCTGGAATCTTAATTTCAGACAAAAGCCATCAGTTCAGAGAACAATGAAGAAAGCGATGCTGCAGAAACTGCACCGCTCCTGGGTAACTTGAACCATGAATGTCAAGCGGAGGACAAGGAGACCATCCAGAGAAGAGGAAGAAGACTGTTTCTGAGGCGCTGCTTTGTGCTGGCCTCAGGATTATTCCTCATTATAGTAGCTTTCACCATTTTACAACTAGGTGTCCTTCATCAATACGTCTACTATTTCTACTACAAGAAGTACCTACCCAACATCACGTACACCTCTCAAGATACCCAGAAATCCTACTGCAATAGCAGTGCAAATGCTACGTCAGAAGCAGAGgagaatttacaaaataaaatccaGGTTCTAGCTTCGCAGTTTATGGTCTACACTTCCTTGGCCTTGTATATTCCTCCAATTTTTGGCAGCTTTTTCCTGTCCACTCTTAGTGACACATATGGGAGGAAACCTTTCATCCTTATTCCCATCGCCGGATTCATAATTCGAAGTACGTTGTTTGTAATCGGGATATACTTTGAGCTGGACTTGGCCTGGTTTATCCTCTTCTTGCTCCTCGAGGGCTCGACAGGTGGACTGTATTCTCAGATCACCGTGTTGTTTTCATATGTAGCGGACATTACTGAAAAAGGGGACCAAAGAATTCTTCTTTTAGTGATCATTGAAGTCATTGCTGGGCTAGGGGGCCTTCTGGGTTCCTTGTCCTCAGGATATCTCATCAGGGAATTCGGATTCCTCTTACCGACTTTCATATCCACAATGTGCATATTTGCGGCGCTTTTATTATTGGGAATTTTCCTGCCAGAGTCTCTACCTTCTGAATGCAAATCTAGATCCAATAGATTGAACTTCTGCAGCAAATTCAAAGGGGTCTGGGAATTTTACACCAGCAATAAAAACGGAAAAGGAACTCGATGGAGATATGTATGTTCCTTGCTGATTTTCTTATGTGTTCAGTTTGGTGTGCTCGGACGAGTTACTGTAGAAACGCTCTATGAGCTCAACAAACCGTTTTGTTGGAACTCAGTTCTCCTTGGATGGTTTATGGGACTGCGCATCATATCGTCTTACGTAATTGGTCTGGTGCTCATACGAGTTCTGCAGTGTTGCGTCTCGGTGGAATTCATTGCATTGATAGGAGCTACATCTCACATGGGGGCCTTTATTCTAGAGGCCTTTGCTGAAGAAAGTTATGAGCTATTTCTTGGTAAGTTGTTTCGAAAGAGTTTAGAGCATACAAACAACTAGATTTCCTTAATCAGCACAAGTTGGCAGTATtacttatttgaaataaagaaggAAGAAGAGAATAGAAGAGAAGAAAGTAGAATTTAATGCATACAAAATTTATGTGTTATTTCATGTTCAGTTATCATCCAtcttttagaaaaaatcattatgaaatcattagacaaaataaatgattaaaagtctgatataaaagatatttttatatttattattttaattatcataGTTTATgatgacatctttaaatttgatgattgaaaaacattttatgaacaagtccattaatattattttaacatCTTTCCACAGTTCCCATAGTAAGCTTTGGATCAGCAATGGTTGCACCAATCATGAGAGGCATCATGTCTAGAATGACACCACCAGATAAACAAGGCAAGCTTAAGGAATTTTTTCTCCAGATTGATAGTTTTTTTGAGACTGGTCAATTagtaaatatacatgcatatatctACTGGTTATTAGGACAATTATAAtggatagcaagtttattgttcCCTTAAACATCAACTATTTCCCGAAGCAAAGTTGATTTAATGTAATGATACGGATAACATCAGAAACGGGGGGAAAAAACTCTGTGGTTGAAAATGTTTTGATGGCTTTTACCATGGCTAGGTAGCAGAGAAATTATTTCACTGTTTTTGCTGTCAAAGTAAAATATGTCAACTACATGATTTATTGTAATTCTACATAGAAAAAAAGACGTAGAGATACAAATGATAAGCAGAGAAAACACACAGTGTCTTTAAATTGAATGTGCCGAATCTTTAATATTTTAGGGACCCTGTTTGCTGGGATGGGCATGATAGATTCCTTCATCACCATCGTGGGGACCACCGTCAGTAGCGCAGTGTATAGTGCCACGGTGACCTACTTCAGGGGCTTTGTGTTCCTGATGTTTGCTGGGATCAGCTGTGTGGCGGTCATTTTAATAATGTAAGAAATAGCTCTTCAAAATCTGAGAtgaattgtttatacatgtgcTGCATAAACCTTTGCAATGtccaattaaaaaaagttacccccccccccccccccaaaaaaaaaaaagaagtcttAAAAgtcttaaatacattttaattaatgTCAAAccttggaccccccccccccccccccccaaaaaaaaaggggagTCTTAAAGGGCTTTAATACATTTGTAATGACAAACCTCGaactttttttccatattttttagAGTGCTATGGGTGGCAGGGATGGTGGGCGGGGCCTCAGCAATGCGGTACCAGGAGGAGGAAATCATCGTCACACCCCAGGAGATTGACAAAGACTGAATTAATTAAACAGTGACCATGCATGTTCAGGAGACCATGGATGGACCTCTGGGGTAGTGTACATCACAAACAACAATTTGACGTATAGGCCTGTCTATATTGTTATCGTCCATTCTGTTTATATGGCTTATAGAAATAAAGCGACTTATGTTGTCAGACTCTCAGTTCTGTCTACATAATCAGTGCAACTCTATTTCAGTGGAGACCAGGATCAATTGTTTTGATTCTAcgatgaaataaatatttacagcaTTTTCTTGTGATAGTGACTCTAAAGTGTCCATGCATTTAGAATGTGCATGCTTGCAGGGTGATAAATTGTGATTTTAATCGTTGCcttattgaaattgtttgacttgttgtattaatttatattcTGTTTATTGGCGCCTTGATTTGATTTAAGAAATAGATTTGTTATAGAAGcaataaacaatacatgtaataacaaacATTGCCAAGATGTATGTTTGATCTGCAGTTTTTTTATGTATTGAGCTGTATTTACATGCTCTTTTTATAATCAGCATAATATGCTTAATGCTTATGCTTAATccacatgtacattatataattaaattatttatgtgTTCAGTTTATAATCATATATGAATTTGAAGATTCTATGATttaagaatattaaaaaatcacCTAAAAACTATATAAGCAGAAAAATTACACATACGTTCAGTATGTATCAATGTATGCTGTATTTGTTAATATGTGCAATTACACGTACCAGTAATTCgagtgaaaatttttcaaaggaGGGAAATTGACTTTTTTTTGTTAGCTGTCTTTTTATTCTAAGTTTTAAAACGATTATGGTACTTAGGACATAATGAGTTTTAAGACCTTACAATGTACATTAGAACatgttatatattattatactataaAATATGCTCAAATCAAACTTATTAAGATAGAGATCTGTACTGAATAAAAGACATTTAGAAAtgttttgcatatttttatgaataatagtctattcaaatgatttgaacttaaagcaatatgagttgtatttttttgaattttattttgcttcaAAAACCTGTCTGTATGTAACTcaaacttttatgaaaaataagatttgaaaaaaaaatcataaatttttgtcagaagaaagatttctcttctaaaatagcagttcaatttttttgtacaagacaacaaaaattcaattttgcttcttAACTGCTTTTTACACAATAATAAGGCCAACAAAATTTAACCATAATATTTTTTgccattttagtagaaaatatttttgtgaaaaaaaaattcagcttaAAAATTGCAGCTCTTATTGCTTTAACAAAATGTAACCAATGAAAATGGTATGTTATTTGTGTTCTTTTGGCATTGCatgttttttagctcaccgagacgaagtcggggggagcttatgctataccctcggcgtcggcgtcggcgtcagcgtcggcgtccggacctggttaaagtttttgttgcaggtcctgtatctaacttattacttgtcctatcttcaccaaacttgcatgaatgatgcatctggacctactaatggacttgagagacttggatgctgaatctgggccatgaatttcagatgctggaggaggttaaggtgtttggagcaggttaaagtttttgttgcaggtgccctttgatagccatttctaagttactactggtccaaacttcaccaaacttgcatagatggtgtgtcttatgatactgatgcacctgacaggcttgaatgctgaatctgagccataggtttcggatgctggatgaggttaaggtttttagagctggttaaagtttttggagcaggtgccctctgatgattatatcttacttactactggtccttacttcaccaaacttgcatggatggtgtgtcttatgatacttttgcacctgacaggcttgaatgctgaatctgagccgaaggtttcggatgctagaTGAAGTTAGGTTTttcgagcaggttaaagtttttgttgcaggtgccctttgatagccatttctaagttactactggtcccaacttcaccaaacttgcatagatggtgcgtcttatgatactgatgcacctgacaggcttgagtgctgaatctgagccataggtttcggatgctggatga
This genomic window from Crassostrea angulata isolate pt1a10 chromosome 8, ASM2561291v2, whole genome shotgun sequence contains:
- the LOC128158955 gene encoding solute carrier family 46 member 3-like, giving the protein MTSKTKAISSENNEESDAAETAPLLGNLNHECQAEDKETIQRRGRRLFLRRCFVLASGLFLIIVAFTILQLGVLHQYVYYFYYKKYLPNITYTSQDTQKSYCNSSANATSEAEENLQNKIQVLASQFMVYTSLALYIPPIFGSFFLSTLSDTYGRKPFILIPIAGFIIRSTLFVIGIYFELDLAWFILFLLLEGSTGGLYSQITVLFSYVADITEKGDQRILLLVIIEVIAGLGGLLGSLSSGYLIREFGFLLPTFISTMCIFAALLLLGIFLPESLPSECKSRSNRLNFCSKFKGVWEFYTSNKNGKGTRWRYVCSLLIFLCVQFGVLGRVTVETLYELNKPFCWNSVLLGWFMGLRIISSYVIGLVLIRVLQCCVSVEFIALIGATSHMGAFILEAFAEESYELFLVPIVSFGSAMVAPIMRGIMSRMTPPDKQGTLFAGMGMIDSFITIVGTTVSSAVYSATVTYFRGFVFLMFAGISCVAVILIIVLWVAGMVGGASAMRYQEEEIIVTPQEIDKD